One region of Salvia miltiorrhiza cultivar Shanhuang (shh) chromosome 3, IMPLAD_Smil_shh, whole genome shotgun sequence genomic DNA includes:
- the LOC131016845 gene encoding putative late blight resistance protein homolog R1A-10, with protein sequence MAYAALLSLSRTTGEIILDQDRYSISRNKKQQIRSIYEPFIFLQEFLEDFPEKANILDGRIRDLAYEAEHIIESFILMEARSHWWNVLGVKSKLKWQIRKIRKETNSITREVMIIKNNSAVAVQLGASSSAAAGSPSRSAPIIKISYMVGLHEDLLTIKSRLCGESPNLEVIPIVGMGGIGKTTLAKCVYDDPLKVQRFDIRVWVTVSQDYNADVVVSALLASMEEFDKERSEESKDRSKEEKELPGAKVHKILKGRRYLLVMDDIWSTDAWDDVRIILPDDGNGSRVMLTTRETDVAAYACRLSCPHKMRFMDEAQSWNLLQQKVFAHQDCPPELENIGKEIARSCKGLPLAIVVVAGLLSAVSTNVASWSEIARNVNSVTIGGQFENILSLSYTHLPHYLRPCFLYMGMFPEDCEVRVSKLTKLWVAEGFLRRLKTLNRSEALEEVAEEFLEDLVKRNLVLVTKRKCDGRIKSCSLHDLMRDLCIRKANEEKFLVNFSSGLPVKGRKNQRRVSVAPSGLPYLSELYGLTIHTILCFHGISVANKLEGFRLLRVLDAGNVYVHSLPDQLFDLFYLAYLAVYYPGRIPTAISKLRNLETLSLRAKNDWRSFRFYLTCLPQEIWRMPRLRHLVFYGMLPNPEGITAASLENLQTLSIVSHTMCSERILRMIPNLKKLEIDCSDAKIFLNNLVHLRQLEDLKLRSSLRIVLHQKDDFTFPKSLRKLTLSRVALPILGRR encoded by the exons ATGGCTTATGCTGCTCTTCTTTCCCTCTCCCGAACCACTGGAGAAATAATCTTGGATCAAGATAGATATTCCATTTCTCGTAATAAAAAACAACAAATTCGATCTATCTATGAACCATTTATTTTCTTGCAAGAGTTTCTTGAAGATTTTCCCGAAAAAGCCAACATCTTGGATGGGCGAATTAGAGATTTAGCATATGAAGCAGAACATATTATTGAGTCTTTCATATTGATGGAAGCTCGATCACATTGGTGGAATGTTTTAGGTGTCAAATCAAAGCTAAAATGGCAAATAAGAAAGATAAGAAAAGAAACAAATTCAATCACAAGGGAGGTGATGATCATCAAGAATAACAGTGCAGTTGCAGTACAACTTGGTGCTTCTTCTTCCGCAGCAgcag GTTCACCATCCAGATCTGCTCCGATCATCAAGATTAGCTATATGGTTGGTTTACATGAAGATTTGCTAACAATAAAATCTCGACTCTGTGGAGAATCGCCAAATTTAGAAGTTATCCCAATCGTTGGAATGGGAGGTATAGGAAAAACTACTCTTGCAAAGTGTGTTTACGACGACCCACTAAAAGTGCAGCGGTTCGATATTCGTGTTTGGGTCACAGTATCACAGGACTACAATGCAGATGTAGTTGTATCAGCCCTCCTAGCTTCCATGGAAGAGTTTGATAAAGAAAGATCCGAGGAGAGCAAAGATAGATCCAAGGAGGAAAAAGAATTGCCAGGGGCGAAAGTGCACAAGATCTTGAAAGGCAGGAGATATCTCCTTGTAATGGATGATATTTGGAGCACAGACGCTTGGGATGATGTAAGAATTATACTTCCCGACGATGGTAATGGAAGCCGAGTCATGTTAACGACAAGAGAAACTGATGTGGCTGCTTATGCCTGTCGTTTGAGCTGTCCCCACAAGATGCGGTTCATGGATGAGGCTCAGAGTTGGAATCTACTTCAGCAGAAGGTGTTTGCACATCAAGATTGCCCTCCGGAGTTGGAGAACATTGGAAAGGAGATCGCGAGAAGCTGCAAAGGGCTGCCACTCGCAATCGTGGTGGTTGCAGGGCTCCTATCAGCGGTTAGCACCAATGTAGCTTCATGGAGCGAAATTGCACGAAATGTAAATTCAGTTACTATAGGAGgacaatttgaaaatatattgtcTTTGAGTTACACTCACTTGCCTCATTATCTGAGGCCGTGTTTCTTGTACATGGGAATGTTTCCTGAGGATTGTGAGGTCCGTGTCTCAAAACTCACCAAATTATGGGTAGCTGAGGGATTCTTGAGACGTCTGAAGACTCTGAACAGATCTGAAGCCTTAGAAGAAGTGGCGGAAGAGTTTTTGGAGGATCTTGTCAAGAGAAACCTTGTTTTGGTTACCAAGAGAAAGTGTGACGgcaggatcaaaagttgcagccTCCATGATCTGATGCGAGATTTGTGCATAAGAAAAGCGAATGAAGAGAAGTTTCTTGTGAACTTCAGCAGCGGGCTTCCAGTAAAGGGCAGGAAAAATCAGCGTCGTGTAAGTGTTGCTCCTTCGGGTTTACCATACCTCTCAGAACTTTATGGCTTAACCATCCATACGATTTTGTGCTTCCATGGCATCTCTGTAGCAAACAAGTTGGAAGGTTTTAGATTGCTAAGGGTATTGGATGCaggaaatgtttatgtgcaTTCACTACCAGATCAACTATTTGACCTATTTTATCTAGCATACCTTGCTGTCTACTATCCTGGAAGGATACCTACAGCCATTTCAAAGCTTCGTAATCTTGAAACTTTAAGCCTTCGCGCAAAGAATGATTGGAGGAgctttagattttatttaaccTGTTTGCCACAGGAGATTTGGAGGATGCCAAGATTGAGACATCTTGTCTTCTATGGCATGTTACCAAATCCAGAAGGAATAACAGCTGCTAGTCTAGAAAACCTCCAAACACTCTCTATAGTGTCACATACCATGTGTAGTGAAAGGATATTGAGAATGATCCCAAACCTAAAGAAATTGGAAATTGATTGCTCTGATGCCAAAATTTTCCTCAACAATTTGGTGCATCTGCGtcaacttgaagatttgaagttaCGTTCATCTCTTAGAATTGTGCTTCACCAGAAGGATGACTTCACTTTTCCTAAGTCTCTGAGAAAGTTGACATTAAGCCGTGTGGCTCTTCCGATCCTTGGGAGGAGATGA